In one Calditrichota bacterium genomic region, the following are encoded:
- a CDS encoding T9SS type A sorting domain-containing protein — protein sequence MHSQWVKFLILLQLFAGLAASSLRAGKIPTEMVEARVLSKVHSYLFSSSEKKGLFFFSQEKNRLIRITPNTGTVFSFDGGRWLGLKWIRPGQNGRPIVYHTEDSRIQTLPSSAANVGVPSFSRTGQIAYCDGNEIVLADSNGISFQRIRIPFYANLTPISPDGRWVAYNDSDDQIWIVSTTNPRNRRKLTDGRHAYFHPRWSHASDRLLIQSIDGKLFVSGLRPNTLKELAEGTHPVWSPDDRWVAFEKPVWGEQGFISNWDIAAIRSDGSQTIAITNTPEILESSPQFISQNEISYVENQMRILTKSFGFKHSLQKSQVRFSFPNVAQADSLPIRSSLQKVAASAGPGEIIDIPYVHQVYDTPDWFDGYWACGATSAIMVIAHYPILPKWSLYVSQPFGHRTYWGRYICTVYTYRTHTFNIWSYDRLGNRGYGGYGFITQNHWADTKGYMARYFQYHGLASSVDWSPAWNDLRREIDNQRPFVLLNSLTSAGHYIDVVGYYENRSVVVNDPYGNKNRGYTNYYGKQAVYDWPGYDNGYSNLNTVWCFIYAQKAPDFTVDTLLCPDSLKIGDTFSVSFKISNAGLATGDSITVALYLSPDQSLSTHDWLVASRKFSGLAPEDSAFHSLTGTLPDNLTSRVLYGGIWIDPGKENLEGDRTNNQIVFPIVVEGYPSITRLVPGPGSVTTQNPLRVEASYSDAILGIDTTRVRLFIDSTDVTSRSEISAEKISFRLENPSNKTYSARVVVTNTAGLSVEKNWTFSVNILSEITQNKENSPGTFTLFQNYPNPFEARQGTAIRFRLRCPVQVHITIYNVVGELVREWNFARLPAGKQHIFWNGRDGAGRWLVSGIYFLHIRAGDFSARKRIVLLK from the coding sequence ATGCATTCTCAATGGGTTAAGTTTTTAATTCTTCTTCAATTATTCGCGGGCCTAGCTGCTTCGTCCCTCCGGGCGGGCAAAATTCCCACCGAAATGGTCGAGGCACGTGTCCTCTCGAAGGTGCATTCCTATCTCTTTTCTTCTTCCGAAAAAAAGGGCCTGTTCTTTTTTAGCCAAGAAAAAAACCGGCTTATTCGGATAACGCCCAACACGGGAACGGTCTTTTCCTTCGACGGAGGCCGCTGGCTGGGGTTGAAGTGGATTCGACCCGGACAAAACGGACGTCCAATCGTTTATCACACGGAGGATTCCCGTATTCAAACGTTACCCTCGTCAGCAGCCAACGTGGGGGTTCCCTCGTTTTCAAGAACCGGACAAATTGCCTACTGCGACGGAAATGAAATTGTTTTGGCGGATTCAAACGGAATCTCCTTTCAGAGGATCCGAATTCCCTTTTATGCCAATCTGACCCCCATCTCACCGGACGGCCGGTGGGTGGCGTACAACGATTCGGATGATCAAATCTGGATTGTGTCCACAACCAACCCTCGGAATCGTAGAAAATTAACGGACGGGCGCCACGCCTATTTTCACCCCCGGTGGAGTCATGCTTCCGATCGACTCCTGATTCAATCCATTGACGGGAAACTCTTTGTCAGCGGACTTCGCCCCAACACCCTGAAAGAGCTGGCCGAAGGAACTCATCCTGTCTGGTCGCCGGATGATCGGTGGGTCGCCTTCGAAAAGCCAGTCTGGGGGGAACAGGGATTCATTTCAAACTGGGACATTGCGGCCATTCGCTCCGACGGCAGCCAAACGATCGCCATCACAAACACCCCGGAAATTCTGGAATCGTCCCCACAATTTATTTCACAGAATGAAATCTCTTATGTGGAAAACCAGATGCGGATCCTGACTAAATCATTTGGGTTTAAACATTCTCTTCAAAAATCACAGGTTCGTTTTTCATTCCCAAATGTTGCACAGGCCGATTCCCTTCCCATCCGCTCGTCTTTACAAAAGGTGGCGGCATCCGCAGGCCCGGGAGAAATCATCGACATCCCGTATGTGCATCAGGTGTACGATACACCCGACTGGTTCGACGGTTATTGGGCGTGCGGCGCAACATCCGCCATCATGGTAATCGCTCACTACCCCATTCTGCCCAAATGGTCATTGTACGTGAGTCAGCCGTTTGGACACCGAACTTACTGGGGACGGTATATTTGCACAGTGTACACCTATCGTACTCACACCTTTAACATCTGGTCTTACGACCGTCTGGGAAACAGGGGATACGGGGGCTACGGGTTTATCACCCAAAACCACTGGGCCGATACGAAGGGCTATATGGCCCGCTATTTTCAGTACCACGGGCTGGCGTCCTCCGTGGACTGGTCTCCGGCCTGGAACGACCTCCGCCGGGAAATCGACAACCAGCGCCCCTTTGTATTGCTCAATTCACTCACGTCAGCCGGACATTACATTGATGTGGTCGGCTATTACGAAAACCGCTCGGTAGTAGTCAACGACCCCTACGGCAACAAGAACCGCGGGTACACCAATTACTACGGGAAGCAGGCGGTTTACGACTGGCCGGGCTACGATAACGGCTACTCCAATTTGAATACCGTGTGGTGTTTCATTTATGCGCAAAAAGCCCCCGATTTTACGGTGGATACGCTTCTCTGCCCGGACTCGCTTAAAATTGGCGATACATTTTCGGTTTCGTTTAAAATCAGCAACGCGGGACTTGCAACGGGCGATTCCATTACGGTTGCACTGTACCTGTCTCCCGACCAGAGTCTCTCCACACACGACTGGCTTGTTGCCAGCCGCAAATTCTCCGGTCTGGCTCCAGAGGACTCAGCTTTTCACTCCCTCACAGGAACTCTTCCTGACAATCTGACCAGCCGGGTGCTCTACGGAGGTATCTGGATTGATCCCGGAAAGGAAAATCTGGAAGGCGACCGTACCAACAATCAAATCGTTTTTCCAATCGTGGTTGAGGGATATCCTTCGATTACACGGCTTGTTCCGGGACCCGGCAGTGTCACCACCCAAAACCCGCTTCGCGTTGAAGCTTCCTATTCCGATGCGATTCTGGGCATCGACACCACCCGCGTCCGGCTGTTCATCGACAGCACAGACGTGACCTCCCGATCGGAAATTTCCGCCGAAAAAATTTCTTTCCGGCTGGAAAATCCATCAAACAAAACGTATTCGGCGCGGGTAGTCGTTACCAACACAGCGGGGCTCTCTGTTGAGAAAAACTGGACGTTCTCTGTAAACATCTTGAGTGAAATCACACAAAACAAGGAAAATTCACCCGGTACATTCACCCTGTTTCAAAATTACCCCAATCCGTTTGAAGCGAGGCAGGGAACGGCTATCAGGTTTCGGCTCCGTTGCCCCGTT
- a CDS encoding peptidase C1 — translation MRRFTQIVGLVLTMALLSSLAFAQDKAFYKPTKNFWGKPDTVLTMDFSKIKKPPSPKAFQQVFHFPPIRQDTTGTCWCFSATSFLESELYRIHQKKVKLSEMYTVYWEYVEKARRFIRKKGKSAFGEGSEEDAVINRIKQYGIVRESDYNGLLPGEKKYSHRKLFKELRAYLNFLKKNNFWDENIALANVKMILNKYMGQPPETIVVNGKKMTPKEFAASLDLPLNDYVSFMSFKYLPFYTQGEYKVPDNWWHSKEYYNVPLDVWYKAIKHAIKNGYSVAIGGDVSEPGHNGEADIAIIPTFDIPDKYINQDSREFRWYNHTSTDDHGIHLVGYTHYKGHDWFLIKDSSSSANKGKFKGYFFFRDDFVKLKMLTFMVHKDAVKDILAKFQK, via the coding sequence ATGCGTCGATTCACCCAAATCGTCGGTCTTGTTCTGACGATGGCCTTGCTTTCCAGCCTGGCATTTGCACAGGACAAGGCCTTTTACAAACCCACCAAAAACTTCTGGGGGAAACCGGATACCGTACTCACCATGGATTTTTCCAAAATCAAAAAACCGCCCTCACCCAAAGCCTTTCAGCAGGTGTTCCATTTCCCGCCCATCCGTCAGGATACGACCGGAACCTGCTGGTGCTTTTCTGCCACCTCTTTTTTGGAATCGGAGTTGTACCGAATTCACCAGAAAAAGGTGAAACTCTCCGAAATGTACACGGTTTACTGGGAGTACGTGGAAAAAGCACGGCGTTTCATTCGTAAAAAAGGGAAATCTGCTTTTGGAGAGGGCTCCGAAGAAGACGCGGTCATCAACCGAATCAAACAGTACGGCATTGTTCGGGAATCCGACTACAACGGCCTTTTGCCCGGGGAGAAGAAATACAGCCACCGGAAATTGTTCAAAGAACTGCGGGCCTATTTGAACTTCCTGAAAAAAAATAATTTCTGGGACGAAAACATTGCCCTGGCCAATGTAAAAATGATTCTGAATAAGTACATGGGCCAGCCACCGGAAACCATTGTGGTGAACGGGAAAAAAATGACCCCGAAAGAGTTTGCCGCCTCCCTTGATCTGCCGCTGAACGATTACGTGTCCTTCATGTCCTTCAAATACCTGCCCTTTTACACCCAGGGCGAATACAAGGTACCGGACAACTGGTGGCATTCCAAAGAATACTACAACGTCCCGCTGGATGTGTGGTACAAGGCGATCAAACACGCCATCAAGAACGGCTACTCCGTTGCCATTGGCGGGGATGTGTCTGAGCCCGGCCATAACGGCGAGGCGGACATTGCCATCATTCCCACCTTTGACATTCCCGACAAATACATCAATCAGGATTCCCGGGAATTTCGCTGGTACAACCACACCTCTACCGACGATCACGGCATTCACCTGGTGGGCTACACCCATTACAAAGGGCACGATTGGTTTCTGATTAAGGATTCCAGCTCCAGCGCTAACAAAGGTAAATTTAAGGGTTATTTCTTCTTTCGCGACGACTTTGTGAAACTGAAAATGCTCACGTTCATGGTTCACAAGGATGCCGTAAAGGATATACTGGCCAAATTTCAGAAGTAA